GGCGTGCTTTTTGGCCAGGGCGAAAAACTGCTCTTCGTGCTCCGGCTTGATGGAAAGGGTCATGCGCTCCTGGGATTCGGACACCCAGATTTCCCATTGATCCAGGCCGTCGTATTTAAGGGGCACCTTGGCCAGGTCCACCTTGCAGCCATCGGAAAAACGGGCCGATTCGCCCACCGAGGAGGACAGGCCGCCGCCGCCGTTATCCGTGATAAAAGCAATAAGCCCCTGGTCCCTGGCTTCCAGCAAAAAGTCGTGCATCTTCTTTTGCGTGTATGGGTCGCCGATCTGAACGTGTCCGGCCGGGGTGTGTTCGGAAAACACCTCGGAAGAGGCGGTCACCCCGTGAATGCCGTCCTTGCCCACCCGGCCGCCGCACATGACCACCAGCTCGCCGGGGGAGGTGGTTTTTTCCTCGGACGGGCCGCCGTCCACCTTGGCCGGCATAAGGCCCAGGGCGGTGACGAACACCAGGCATTTGCCCAGGTAGCCGGGGTCAAAGCAAACCTGGCCGAAGGCTGTGGGAATGCCCGACTTGTTGCCGCCGTCCTTCACGCCCTCGATGATGCCGTCCAGCAGGCGCCTGGGAGTGAGGCGGGGTTTCAGGTCGCCGTTGTAATCCCTGGGGCCGACGCAGAACCCGTAAGTCCCGGCGATGAGCTTGGAGCCCTTGCCCGTTCCCATGGGGTCGCGGTACACGCCGACGATGCCAGTAATGGCGCCGCCGTAGGCTTCCATGTTGCTGGGCGAGTTATGGGTCTCTCCGGTGATGGAGTAATAATGATCGTCGTCAAATTTTCCCACGCCTGCATTATCCCACAGCACGGATATCACCCAGGGCTTTTGGGCCGCAATGGCCTTGGTGGGATCGCTGATGCAGGATTTGAACAGGTTGTCCATGACCATTTTTTCGCCCGTGGCAAGATCCGTATAAAAGAACTTGCCGCCGAAGGTGTTGTGGTTGCAATGGTCGCTCCGGGCCTGGGAGATGTATTCCAGCTCCACGTCCGTGGGTTCGGAAAGCCCCACTTCCTTGCGGGCTTCCAGAACGTCCTTCCGGAGAAAATAGGAGCGGATCGTGGGAATGTCGTTGGGGTTGAGCGCCAGGTTCCGTTCATCGGAAATGCGCATAAGCTCTTCATCGCTGGAAATGGAAACCGTGGACACCGAAGGCTCGTGGTCCAGCTTAACCTTGGGGATGATTACGCCCACTCCGGTTTTGGGGTCCCATTCCTCCTTGCTGAACACCTTCCATTGCTGAATGATGTCGTTGGCCAGGATTTCCTTGGCGATTGTCTCCATGTCCCGCCGGGTCAGGCCTTTTCCTTTGCAGCAATAGCGCATGCTGGTGTAAACGGCCTGATCCTTGGTGAACTTCAGGCCGAACAGGTCTTCAATGGCCTCTACGGCCGTGGCGCCCGGGTTGTCTCTGACGCCGGGCCTGTAACCCACCCAGATCACCCAGTCAAAATCGATTTCCAGGGGGGCGTAGCTTGAGACCTGAATCACCGGATTAGTAAAGATTTCCGTGCGAAGCCGCTCCAACTGGACGTCAGACAGGTCCGCGTCCAGGGTCAGGATGTTTACGGACCGGACGCCGTCCAGGGCAATGCCGAAATAGCTCTTGGCTTTTTGGGCCACCCCGGCGCCGTGGGCGTCGATCAGTTGCGGTTTCAGACTGATTTCAAGGCATGAAGGCATGACATGAATCCTTTGTTTTATTAGATAGATAATCGCCCGGGGCCAAAATGGAACAGTCCAAGCGTAAAAAATATTGTCTATAAAGCCCGCCCTGGCTTGTCAAGAAAAGAAACCCTCGGCCTCAGGACCAACGCATGTAAAGGGTCCGCGTGCGGCGTTTGGTTTTTGGTGGATTTTACGAAAACATAACCACTTGTAAATATTCAACGTCCATTGCCGTATTCAGCCTTTTGGTTTTTATGCTTCCCTCAATGATTTGTTTTTCTTGAGCAAATTCAAGGCGATATGCCTCAGCGCCGCCGGATACTCAGGGGCGTGCCCAGCCATGATCCGGCTTTCATCCTGCCGGAATGCAATGTCAAGAACCCAATGCACATACCCCCAATGACTGCGAACGGCCTTCCCTTAACTGAATGTAACTGCGTCGCCGCGAGGCGGGGTGGGGAGCAACGGGAAGTGAACGACCAGTCCGTAGGATGACGAACTCGATCCGCGCCAAGACCAAAACGCTGGTGGGCGCCCCATCGCCGTTATGTGAATCAAGGCGCTGGGAAAGACAAATCTTCCTACGTCCTGCGCGAAGCGCCATTTGAACAGTTTTGATCAAACTTTTTGCCGCTTCACGGCGTGTAGAAAAGAGGTTTGCCGCCGGAGGCATTATTTCTTCTGCACTTCCAAATTAGCAGGGTTTCCGGGCAGTTCAGGTTCCCGACCTTTTCGGGTTTTTAGCCGTTAAAAGGCAAACATGGTTTTGACGGCGCGGGTTTTGCCTTTATCCAGATTGGTTTGAATCAGTTCTTTATATTGCCCCAGGGAAAAGGTGTGGGTGATCATGCTTTCCAAAAACTCGGAATGGTCCAGGGCCAGCCTCATGGACGTGGTGAAGGCGTGCTCGCGCCTGCCGTTCACCATGTTGTATCCATAGGCGAAAACCCCTTTGATCGTCTGTATTTTCAGCCATAGGGGCGTGAGATCCAGCTTGACGTCGTCCCCTATCCCGACCACGGACAAGACTCCCCGGCCGGCCAAACAGCGCATGGCTATATTGATAGTGGCGCCGGTTCCCACGCAGTCGAAAATCTTGGTGAAGCCGCCCATGCAGATGTCGTCGCCCATGACCGGCGAGTAGCGCTCGGCGTCCGTAATGCGGGCTGCGGCGGCGAACAGGTTTCCATCCTTGATGATGTGGTCGGCGCCGGCCCTTTTAACCATGTCCTGGGCGAAGGGAAAAGGCTCGGAAACCGTGATGTCGCATTCCAGGCCCATGGCGCGCAAAGCCCACACGATCATCTGTCCTATGACCCCGCCGCCGATGACCAGCACCTTGTCCTTGTTTCCGGGCGGGTTGTCCAGGACGGCCTGGACGGCAACGGCCACCGGTTCGGTCAGGGCGCCCAGACGGGGGCTCAGGCCTTCGGGCAGTTTGAACAACTGGCTCTGGTGGGCCACGGCGTGGGAGGCGAATCCTCCGGGGACGTCCCGGCAGATGCCGTTGAACATGCCGGGCGCCAGGGCGCCTTTGGCCATGTTCTGGCAATTGGCGGGCCTGCCCGTTCGGCAAATGGGGCAAATGGGGCTGATTTTCCGGGCTTCGCATCCAAGGTGGGGCGCCACTGCCACGACATCTCCCAAATCAAAGCCGGTGACGTCCGCGCCTTTTTCCACAATCTCGCCGCAATACTCGTGCCCCATGATGCAGGGCATGGAGGTGAACGGACTGGCTGAGGGAGAGTCCTTCAGAAAAATCAGGTTCATGTCGCTGCCGCAAAACCCGCAATATTTCACCTGGATTTTCACCCAGGACTCGTCGGGCAGCTTGGGCTCGGGAACATCCACCAGCTTGACGGTGGCCAGTTTGCCGTCATAATAGGCCTTTTTGTTCAATGGGCTGATGGCTTTCAGGGCGATGAACCTGGGAACGGAAAATGAAAACTGCAGGGCTTCCATCATGGGCCTCCGTTTGGATTGTTCTTGGGAAATGATGCAAGGGGGACAACGCTATTTACCAAATTTACACAAAAAGCCGTAAAAAATGCAATGACAAACTGAATTTATCAGGTGTCCGTGGGGGTTGAGTCCCAATCCTCGGCGTACATGCAAAGCCAGTTCAGGGCCAGATGCCGCTCCCTGGCTATGGATGCGGCCAGTTGGAGTTCCTCCGGCCCCAGGCTGGCGTAGGCCTTGCCGAAAATGGGAAAATCCCCGCCCAAGGGCTGGGGGATTTCGTTTTGATTAAAAGCCGCATTGGCCGCCTGGCTGATTATCTGCTCAAAAGTATAGCCTTCCGGGGCTTCCACGCCCTGCTCCATGATCTGCGTGGTCCTGGCTCTCCAGTGCCAAAGCTCCGCCAGTTCCCGGGCGTTTGCAATTTCTTCCACGCCTCTCAGTTTTGCCTGGTTCTGAAACAGGGATAGGGGGTCTGGAACGGATAAATCCTCTTTGGCGGCCAGCAAGGGAACCTTTTGGGACAGGTCCTCCCATTCAAAAGGATGGTCGTAGGGAGGGATCTCCTCCACCGCGCCCAAAGCCCACAAGAGCACCCCCAGAGCTTCATTCCGCCAGCATGCGGCGCCGGCTTCCTGTTGGGACCAGGTTCCGCCCATACGGCGCAAGAGGGCGGATTCGGAATCAGCAAGGGCCTCATAAAGGGCGTTGCCCTTCACCCACTGGTATAATTCCTTGATCTCTTTATGGATGCTTTCGTTGCCCCTTGCCTGGGATTTTCGCAGTTTGATCTCCAGCCTGCCCCGTTTAACCATGACGGCCAGACACAAGGCCCTGCGAGCCACGGCCTGGGCGTCCTGCAGTTCTCCGCCAACTTCCGGTTTGATGCGCGTCAATTTATGGACGCCCCGGAACCTCTCCAGGGCCAGGCTGAGCAAAATTCCCAGGACGAACAAAAACACGATCACCCATCGTGGAT
This DNA window, taken from Desulfatibacillum aliphaticivorans DSM 15576, encodes the following:
- a CDS encoding DUF4272 domain-containing protein; translation: MLVSAAGAGCLGYLWLTGRPFAYSPAPANFLAHALLVIIPGLMVYNHLSIPVEFENPEGEILIEDATYLTSLKTDWWMSLMLWPPVLLGAFFTVLQSLVILNGASSDLPTQPYSALFTAFLSLGLFFFFGNVIKLKAPFYVGEEGMRAGVSFFLQWDEIDHMQEKQGVFLVYTVYNPKLPIASLRPFSSQALNALLEMLNKKQVKGMEQAPPVLAAVQAVIFLVFSAMTALGLVLWMKYEWDPRWVIVFLFVLGILLSLALERFRGVHKLTRIKPEVGGELQDAQAVARRALCLAVMVKRGRLEIKLRKSQARGNESIHKEIKELYQWVKGNALYEALADSESALLRRMGGTWSQQEAGAACWRNEALGVLLWALGAVEEIPPYDHPFEWEDLSQKVPLLAAKEDLSVPDPLSLFQNQAKLRGVEEIANARELAELWHWRARTTQIMEQGVEAPEGYTFEQIISQAANAAFNQNEIPQPLGGDFPIFGKAYASLGPEELQLAASIARERHLALNWLCMYAEDWDSTPTDT
- a CDS encoding AIR synthase-related protein encodes the protein MPSCLEISLKPQLIDAHGAGVAQKAKSYFGIALDGVRSVNILTLDADLSDVQLERLRTEIFTNPVIQVSSYAPLEIDFDWVIWVGYRPGVRDNPGATAVEAIEDLFGLKFTKDQAVYTSMRYCCKGKGLTRRDMETIAKEILANDIIQQWKVFSKEEWDPKTGVGVIIPKVKLDHEPSVSTVSISSDEELMRISDERNLALNPNDIPTIRSYFLRKDVLEARKEVGLSEPTDVELEYISQARSDHCNHNTFGGKFFYTDLATGEKMVMDNLFKSCISDPTKAIAAQKPWVISVLWDNAGVGKFDDDHYYSITGETHNSPSNMEAYGGAITGIVGVYRDPMGTGKGSKLIAGTYGFCVGPRDYNGDLKPRLTPRRLLDGIIEGVKDGGNKSGIPTAFGQVCFDPGYLGKCLVFVTALGLMPAKVDGGPSEEKTTSPGELVVMCGGRVGKDGIHGVTASSEVFSEHTPAGHVQIGDPYTQKKMHDFLLEARDQGLIAFITDNGGGGLSSSVGESARFSDGCKVDLAKVPLKYDGLDQWEIWVSESQERMTLSIKPEHEEQFFALAKKHAVECTVIGTYTDSGKLHITYKDETCAYVDMDLLTAAFPQWEFEAEWVPPELRGLKEPVLSAPADHNGLLLDMLNRPNICSKEWITRQYDHEVQGTSAIKPLVGKKRDTPSDGAVYRPVLTSESGIAISQAVLPTYSAIDAYHMTACVMDEAVRRVLAVGADPEQIGGVDNFCWPTIIFDEKQNPDGKHKAAQLVRSCLALRDLCNAYDLPLLSGKDSMYVDGHLPGRYGERHKVSALETLQFTTTGLVHDVAHCKTMDVKAPGDLVYIAGLTKNELGASEYYEHLGHLGLNVPKVDAKANMALYKALYKAMAEDCVASVRGVYRGGLAVHLALCSMAGCLGMDLDLAKVPAAGADRDDALLYSESAGRFILTVAPSDKERFEEIFAGLPAACVGQVTEAPVLSIKGLDGVEIIRTEVQDMKDAWKKRFGGLI
- a CDS encoding zinc-dependent alcohol dehydrogenase, with protein sequence MMEALQFSFSVPRFIALKAISPLNKKAYYDGKLATVKLVDVPEPKLPDESWVKIQVKYCGFCGSDMNLIFLKDSPSASPFTSMPCIMGHEYCGEIVEKGADVTGFDLGDVVAVAPHLGCEARKISPICPICRTGRPANCQNMAKGALAPGMFNGICRDVPGGFASHAVAHQSQLFKLPEGLSPRLGALTEPVAVAVQAVLDNPPGNKDKVLVIGGGVIGQMIVWALRAMGLECDITVSEPFPFAQDMVKRAGADHIIKDGNLFAAAARITDAERYSPVMGDDICMGGFTKIFDCVGTGATINIAMRCLAGRGVLSVVGIGDDVKLDLTPLWLKIQTIKGVFAYGYNMVNGRREHAFTTSMRLALDHSEFLESMITHTFSLGQYKELIQTNLDKGKTRAVKTMFAF